A window of the Fibrobacter sp. UWH6 genome harbors these coding sequences:
- a CDS encoding outer membrane protein assembly factor: protein MFVVGLAQAQLLDMSEMSESYMVENKIHKVKVEGTVHMDERSVLSRIGIRDGQSYSPTGLTEKVQSSVTSLYESGLFDDVTAWIDYVGDGSDVDLIFKIKELPALDTAVLDGCDEVSEEDLRLKIRLIPGQVYSKSQLERDRQAILEYYRSEGYLLAEVGYRETPVDENKNLVTFIVREGGKVKVRDFDIQGNDNVPREDILEHMLTKQDQWWGGGEFKENVFEADRDTVLNAIRHFGFLDAELTEYSAEYLPDSSCLFYLGRMVPLGDKLEPLYNQLNLALGDTATAFYKMAGKPTMQVTHLFRNHRAVGEMPWVTRPMPKVKSEEDAWKYLNDIIRYEDARKEWLDIVKGRKWNNPKIDSLLKIKKMSAYEQKLVVRYMIEDMFSALNKYDNIKTSSSILIHIHMIEGRRYYMGGLHFSGNEVLNDNMLKYAYRLDSGEVFDQYKYDASRKALLDAYREDGYLFATYEEERTFTNDSIVNLSYKMTEGLPAQIHKVHIHGNTKTNEKVIRREVRLYPGDTYRQSLLERSFREIMQLNYFDMVLPDIKVVGDQEVDLDFTVQEKEAGTGQFSLGVSYSESDGLVGTASVSIPNCCMGDGQAASFSVEYGADKKSASISFQEPWFLDKPITLGASLSYSWWNMEDYDDPDITRYGGSVYVGKRLKWPDDYFYGQIGYSWLMNKQGRNIDDSYVVYSGVESAINFRLLRDDKNLPQFPTDGSRYVLDVQWADGAIFSDFDFVKTELTIKWWFPLFRDRLSIALTNQYGVIFGDQLQYRTLYSMGGVMGYEGCMRGYSSGSLGYRRLGRSYQYVGAELQLGLVPQTFYLLPFFFDAGNVFGERYNPKTKVEKPSHNPLSEWDPTSLKKDIGFGFRVVVPMLGIIGFDFAWPLDVGETYSGFQRSAVGDMEFNFVIGQGF from the coding sequence ATGTTTGTTGTGGGTCTGGCTCAGGCCCAGCTGTTGGACATGTCCGAAATGTCCGAGAGCTATATGGTGGAAAATAAGATCCACAAGGTGAAGGTGGAAGGTACCGTCCATATGGACGAACGTTCCGTGCTGAGTCGAATTGGTATTCGTGATGGCCAGAGTTATTCTCCTACGGGTCTTACCGAAAAGGTGCAGTCCTCGGTGACTTCTCTGTACGAGTCTGGTCTTTTTGACGATGTGACTGCCTGGATTGACTATGTGGGTGATGGTTCCGATGTGGACTTGATTTTCAAGATTAAGGAACTTCCTGCCTTGGATACCGCTGTTCTGGACGGCTGTGATGAAGTTTCCGAAGAAGATCTGCGCCTGAAGATCCGTCTGATTCCGGGCCAGGTTTATAGCAAGAGCCAGCTGGAACGTGACCGCCAGGCTATTTTGGAATACTACCGTTCCGAAGGTTATTTGCTGGCCGAAGTGGGCTATCGTGAAACTCCTGTAGATGAGAACAAGAATTTGGTGACCTTCATTGTCCGTGAAGGCGGCAAGGTGAAGGTTCGTGATTTCGATATCCAGGGTAACGACAATGTGCCCCGCGAAGATATTCTGGAACATATGCTGACCAAGCAGGACCAGTGGTGGGGCGGCGGCGAATTCAAGGAAAACGTGTTCGAAGCCGACCGCGATACGGTGTTGAACGCCATCCGCCATTTCGGTTTCCTGGATGCTGAACTGACTGAATATAGCGCTGAATATCTGCCGGACTCCTCCTGCCTGTTCTATCTGGGACGTATGGTTCCCCTGGGAGACAAGCTGGAACCGCTGTACAATCAGCTGAATCTGGCTCTCGGTGATACCGCCACCGCTTTCTACAAGATGGCTGGCAAGCCCACTATGCAGGTAACTCACCTGTTCCGCAATCATCGTGCCGTGGGCGAGATGCCCTGGGTGACTAGACCGATGCCCAAGGTCAAGTCTGAAGAAGACGCCTGGAAGTACCTGAACGACATTATCCGCTACGAAGATGCCCGCAAGGAATGGCTTGATATTGTAAAGGGCCGTAAGTGGAACAACCCGAAGATTGACTCCCTGTTGAAGATCAAGAAGATGAGTGCTTACGAGCAGAAGCTTGTGGTGCGCTATATGATCGAAGACATGTTCTCTGCCTTGAACAAGTATGATAACATCAAGACTTCCAGCTCGATCCTCATTCACATTCATATGATCGAAGGTCGTCGCTACTACATGGGTGGCCTCCACTTCTCCGGTAACGAAGTGCTGAACGACAATATGCTGAAGTATGCTTATCGTCTTGATAGTGGCGAAGTGTTTGACCAGTACAAGTATGACGCTTCCCGCAAGGCTCTGCTTGATGCCTACCGTGAAGATGGCTACCTGTTTGCAACTTACGAAGAAGAACGTACTTTCACTAACGATTCCATTGTGAACCTGTCTTACAAGATGACCGAAGGTCTGCCTGCCCAGATCCACAAGGTTCACATCCATGGCAATACCAAGACTAACGAAAAGGTGATTCGTCGTGAAGTTCGCCTGTATCCGGGCGATACTTACCGCCAGTCCCTGCTAGAACGTTCCTTCCGTGAAATCATGCAGCTGAACTACTTCGACATGGTTCTGCCCGACATTAAGGTGGTGGGCGACCAGGAAGTGGATCTTGACTTTACCGTTCAGGAAAAGGAAGCGGGTACCGGTCAGTTCAGCCTGGGTGTTTCCTATAGCGAAAGCGATGGTCTTGTGGGTACTGCCAGCGTGTCTATTCCCAACTGCTGTATGGGTGATGGTCAGGCTGCAAGCTTTAGCGTCGAATACGGTGCCGACAAGAAGAGTGCTTCTATCAGCTTCCAGGAACCTTGGTTCCTTGATAAGCCCATTACCCTGGGTGCCAGCTTGAGCTACTCCTGGTGGAATATGGAAGATTATGACGACCCGGACATTACCCGTTATGGCGGAAGCGTCTATGTGGGTAAGCGTCTGAAGTGGCCCGATGACTACTTCTATGGTCAGATTGGTTATAGCTGGCTCATGAACAAGCAGGGCCGAAATATCGATGACAGCTATGTGGTTTACTCCGGTGTTGAATCTGCAATCAACTTCCGCCTGCTCCGCGACGACAAGAACCTGCCGCAGTTCCCCACAGACGGCTCTCGCTATGTGCTGGATGTGCAGTGGGCTGATGGCGCTATCTTCAGTGACTTCGACTTCGTGAAGACGGAGTTGACCATTAAGTGGTGGTTCCCGTTGTTCCGCGATCGGTTGAGCATTGCTCTCACGAACCAGTATGGTGTGATTTTCGGTGACCAGTTGCAGTATCGCACTCTGTACTCCATGGGTGGCGTGATGGGCTACGAAGGATGCATGCGCGGTTATAGTTCCGGTTCTCTTGGCTACCGCCGTCTGGGCCGCAGCTACCAGTATGTTGGTGCGGAACTTCAGTTGGGCCTTGTGCCTCAGACCTTCTACCTGTTGCCCTTCTTCTTTGATGCCGGTAACGTATTCGGTGAGCGTTATAATCCCAAGACCAAGGTTGAAAAGCCCAGCCACAACCCGCTTAGCGAATGGGATCCCACTAGCTTGAAGAAGGATATCGGCTTTGGTTTCCGCGTTGTTGTGCCTATGCTTGGTATTATCGGCTTCGACTTCGCGTGGCCTCTGGATGTGGGTGAAACCTACAGCGGTTTCCAGCGTAGTGCTGTTGGCGACATGGAATTCAACTTCGTGATTGGCCAGGGCTTCTAA
- a CDS encoding ATP-dependent endonuclease yields the protein MQPQALRLSEITISNLRSIQKQRFPLSGFTALIGYNNAGKTNILMGIRWLLAHFSLDISYFDDPNIPVEVEGVFDGISEQVLARLGEDLSAEIKPFLVNAGPNMGQLRVKKVQRVPGGNSESMEFFAFVPSNKRNGAYKREWTRVNDSFMAAFSRMFPESIAIWDFEGNQAFVKLLHEIFRPLERRFGGEINMLLNKFNDLLSPDSENRAEEIGAFDRDVNEKLRPLFPSVKVELDIPVPTMETFLKRASLKVMDEDDGFERDISRMGAGSQRAIQMALIRYLADIKKHHNNHYLSRTLLLIDSPELYLHPQAVELVRVALKNLSNEGYQVVFATHSAQMVTSEDVSTSLLIRKNKERGTFMRKRMEDAVHQVVQDAPSQLQMLFSLSNSNELLFADYVLLTEGKTELRVLPALFERITGQSFALIKCALVRQGGVSNTRKSMQVLGAMDMPVRAIVDLDYAFTTATHDGFLDYNDPDIKYCQNLFRELAFQHHLRLVNGLPVSKHSNTTAAQAYAMMAAMPEAEMAIRSIHAKLRSQGIWVWTRGAIEEHLGLEAKSETAWSKFIERSKSQNFVKTLPDYASIEELCRWIIAGSHGQYQ from the coding sequence ATGCAACCCCAGGCTTTAAGACTTTCTGAGATTACCATTTCTAATCTGCGTTCTATCCAGAAGCAGAGGTTTCCTCTTAGTGGTTTCACGGCTCTGATTGGCTATAATAATGCGGGTAAGACCAACATCCTGATGGGGATTCGTTGGCTGTTGGCCCATTTTTCTTTGGATATTTCTTACTTTGACGACCCGAATATTCCTGTAGAGGTGGAGGGTGTCTTTGATGGTATTTCTGAACAGGTGCTGGCCCGCCTTGGTGAAGATCTTTCTGCGGAAATCAAGCCGTTCCTGGTGAATGCTGGCCCCAATATGGGACAGTTGCGGGTAAAAAAGGTGCAGCGGGTTCCTGGTGGCAATTCAGAATCCATGGAATTTTTCGCATTTGTGCCTTCTAACAAGCGGAATGGAGCCTATAAGCGGGAATGGACCCGAGTAAATGATAGTTTTATGGCGGCCTTTAGCCGTATGTTCCCGGAATCCATCGCCATTTGGGATTTTGAAGGCAACCAGGCCTTCGTGAAGTTGCTCCACGAAATTTTTAGACCGCTGGAACGTCGATTCGGTGGCGAAATCAACATGCTGCTGAACAAGTTTAACGACTTGCTTTCTCCCGATAGCGAGAATCGGGCCGAAGAAATCGGCGCTTTCGATCGCGATGTCAATGAAAAGCTCCGTCCGTTGTTCCCCAGCGTGAAGGTGGAACTGGATATTCCTGTGCCGACCATGGAAACCTTCCTGAAGAGGGCTAGCCTGAAGGTCATGGATGAGGATGACGGTTTCGAGCGAGATATAAGCCGCATGGGGGCGGGGTCCCAGCGCGCTATCCAGATGGCCCTGATCCGCTATCTGGCTGATATCAAGAAGCATCATAACAACCATTATCTGAGTCGTACCTTACTGCTGATTGACTCTCCGGAATTGTATCTGCACCCTCAGGCGGTGGAACTTGTCCGCGTGGCCCTCAAGAATCTTTCTAACGAGGGGTACCAGGTGGTTTTTGCCACCCACAGCGCCCAGATGGTGACCAGCGAAGATGTAAGCACGTCCCTTTTGATTCGCAAGAACAAGGAACGTGGCACCTTTATGCGTAAGCGCATGGAAGATGCGGTACACCAGGTGGTTCAGGATGCGCCCAGCCAGCTGCAGATGTTGTTCAGTCTTTCTAATAGTAATGAACTTTTGTTCGCTGACTATGTACTGCTAACCGAAGGTAAGACAGAACTGAGGGTTCTGCCCGCCTTGTTTGAACGTATTACGGGGCAGAGCTTTGCCTTAATCAAGTGCGCCCTGGTTCGTCAGGGTGGAGTTAGCAATACCCGCAAGAGTATGCAGGTCCTCGGGGCCATGGATATGCCTGTTCGCGCTATTGTGGACTTGGATTACGCCTTTACTACGGCTACCCATGATGGCTTCCTGGATTACAACGATCCTGATATCAAGTATTGTCAGAACTTGTTCCGAGAGCTGGCCTTCCAGCACCATTTACGCTTGGTGAATGGTTTGCCGGTGAGCAAGCATAGCAATACCACGGCGGCTCAGGCTTACGCCATGATGGCGGCCATGCCCGAGGCCGAAATGGCAATCCGCAGCATTCATGCCAAGCTTCGCAGTCAGGGAATCTGGGTGTGGACCCGCGGTGCCATCGAAGAACATTTAGGACTTGAAGCCAAGAGCGAAACCGCCTGGAGCAAGTTCATTGAACGGAGTAAATCACAGAATTTTGTAAAAACCCTGCCAGATTATGCCAGTATCGAGGAACTTTGCCGCTGGATTATCGCGGGAAGTCATGGACAATACCAATAG
- a CDS encoding OmpH family outer membrane protein, which translates to MVKKLLIVLMIALFGATSGFAEDGLRIAHVDSKLIFDGYKGTKKAQEEYDRQVAKWEQQGNLLQKELSAIKEKLDKQVLMLSDEKKRELEAEYAKKDTELKNFMDRVYGRKGELISENEKISGPIIQLIRKAVTEIALQEGYDMVVDRATGAVLFWKKENDLTNKVLDYLNNR; encoded by the coding sequence ATGGTTAAGAAACTTCTGATCGTTTTGATGATTGCCTTGTTCGGTGCGACCTCCGGTTTCGCCGAAGATGGTCTGCGTATTGCTCATGTGGATTCCAAGCTGATTTTTGACGGTTATAAGGGCACGAAGAAGGCTCAGGAAGAATATGACCGCCAGGTGGCAAAATGGGAACAGCAGGGTAACCTGCTCCAGAAGGAACTTTCTGCCATTAAGGAAAAACTGGACAAGCAGGTTCTGATGCTTTCTGATGAAAAGAAGCGCGAACTGGAAGCGGAATACGCCAAGAAGGATACGGAACTGAAGAACTTCATGGACCGCGTCTATGGCCGTAAGGGAGAACTGATTTCTGAAAACGAAAAAATCAGCGGCCCCATTATTCAGCTGATCCGTAAGGCTGTCACTGAAATTGCCTTGCAGGAAGGTTACGACATGGTGGTGGATCGTGCTACCGGCGCCGTGCTTTTCTGGAAG